One window from the genome of Acidobacteriota bacterium encodes:
- a CDS encoding M1 family metallopeptidase has product MRSFPPDAPRIARRIVTLLAAALFLPTGVASADDDEPGLGPPPLYDELREAVPEPAGHVRGGRLWIDRFEFELERGDLFLTPPVGDHAHAAVFLGRGTVRAWPPDGVEHQQLRKLIDEDRLEEEFERFVFWFTGDLDERLRALVTDPPARGGRGGRAARRQRDRAVDLLEDRRESLLEDRLRNPDARVALDRWRAAAGLAAPADRPYFFAELDGREHDWFSIEIEPRDLEEVTIGKFDRRRKLLDVWMGFHALDEFAPALVEPTLGRFPRDPETAGPVHPDAERDDDEWSFRDYGLSPRYLVPDEERWYPRMGVSRTDVDMAIESNGDVRASVALVMEPRVPLAAFRLTISPFADVTDVRWRMDLPPDVDDATRVALLAPDRAPPEQVAERDPDDADDGPPGPDEPAPIAGEQLHYVQATHDRRFSEDLHDPWLTVLLPRPVAAGERFVLEIAYEAELIERLRDASGYLLKDTGLWVPRHPDNRRRRFDLTFRVPERFRIASGGALLDERVEDDTRIMRWVTNRPVRGTMSFHMGRFEVDEVTREGLPPIAVYADRNHVGFAPGNREKTLDDLIGSLRTYIDYFGPYPFDSLAVTETRSSGGQAFPGLVLLTFHVFGALHTGESELFRAHEVAHQWWGAGADWESYRDQWITEGFANYSAALYVLSGLGEEDQFRDMLDAWRLDALGEVNVGQGFGKRYGFVPAVVRESDGNESGALVVGFRLRTTDTPFDYRLIVYEKGAFVLHMLRMLLMDLETGDDGRFRDLMRGFMDAYVGGVTNTRAFEAAVTEAFGEPMDWFFDQWVYGVDVPTYRPDLEVSPLRDAREPFVLHGRVRQEDVPPGFRSSVPIRLEFRDRDPIVRRILIDRPEVDVEIPIPAEPTRIEFNYLHGVLARVR; this is encoded by the coding sequence GTGCGCAGCTTCCCTCCCGACGCCCCGCGAATCGCGCGGCGCATCGTCACCCTTCTCGCCGCCGCGCTCTTTCTGCCGACCGGCGTCGCGTCCGCGGACGACGACGAGCCCGGCCTCGGCCCGCCGCCGCTGTACGACGAGTTGCGCGAGGCGGTGCCCGAGCCGGCCGGACACGTCCGCGGCGGGCGGCTGTGGATCGACCGCTTCGAGTTCGAGCTGGAGCGCGGCGATCTCTTTCTGACGCCGCCGGTCGGCGATCACGCGCACGCCGCGGTGTTTCTCGGCCGCGGCACCGTGCGCGCGTGGCCGCCGGACGGCGTGGAGCACCAGCAACTCCGGAAGCTGATCGACGAGGACCGCCTCGAGGAAGAGTTCGAGCGGTTCGTCTTCTGGTTCACCGGCGACCTCGACGAACGGCTGCGGGCGCTGGTGACCGATCCGCCGGCGCGCGGCGGGCGGGGCGGGCGCGCGGCGCGGCGGCAGCGCGACCGGGCGGTGGACCTGCTCGAGGACCGCCGGGAGTCGCTGCTGGAAGACCGCCTCCGCAATCCGGACGCCCGCGTTGCGCTCGACCGCTGGCGCGCGGCGGCGGGGCTGGCCGCGCCCGCCGACCGCCCCTACTTCTTCGCCGAGCTGGACGGCCGCGAGCACGACTGGTTCTCCATCGAGATCGAGCCGCGCGACCTGGAGGAGGTCACGATCGGCAAGTTCGATCGGCGCCGCAAGCTGCTCGACGTCTGGATGGGCTTCCACGCCCTCGACGAGTTCGCGCCGGCGTTGGTCGAGCCGACGCTCGGTCGTTTCCCCCGCGATCCGGAGACCGCCGGGCCCGTCCATCCCGACGCCGAGCGGGACGACGACGAGTGGAGCTTCCGCGATTACGGCCTGTCGCCCCGCTATCTCGTCCCCGACGAAGAGCGCTGGTACCCGCGGATGGGGGTCTCCCGCACCGACGTCGACATGGCCATCGAGAGCAACGGCGACGTCCGCGCGAGCGTGGCGCTGGTGATGGAGCCGCGGGTGCCGCTGGCCGCGTTCCGCCTGACCATCTCGCCGTTCGCCGACGTCACCGACGTGCGCTGGCGGATGGACCTGCCGCCGGACGTCGACGACGCGACGCGCGTGGCGCTGCTCGCCCCGGACCGTGCGCCGCCGGAGCAGGTGGCGGAACGCGACCCGGACGACGCGGACGACGGGCCGCCCGGCCCGGACGAACCGGCCCCCATCGCCGGCGAGCAGCTCCACTACGTGCAGGCGACCCACGACCGGCGCTTCTCCGAGGACCTGCACGACCCGTGGCTTACCGTGCTGCTGCCGCGCCCGGTGGCCGCCGGCGAGCGCTTCGTGCTGGAGATCGCCTACGAGGCGGAGCTGATCGAGCGGCTGCGCGACGCCTCCGGGTACCTGCTGAAGGACACCGGCCTGTGGGTCCCGCGCCATCCGGACAACCGGCGGCGGCGCTTCGACCTGACGTTCCGGGTGCCCGAGCGCTTCCGGATCGCGAGCGGCGGCGCGTTGCTGGACGAACGCGTCGAGGACGACACCCGCATCATGCGCTGGGTGACGAACCGGCCGGTCCGCGGCACGATGTCGTTCCACATGGGGCGGTTCGAGGTGGACGAGGTGACGCGCGAGGGCCTGCCTCCCATCGCCGTGTACGCCGACCGCAACCACGTCGGCTTCGCGCCCGGCAACCGCGAGAAGACGCTCGACGACCTGATCGGGTCGCTGCGGACCTACATCGACTACTTCGGACCCTATCCGTTCGATTCGCTGGCCGTCACCGAGACGCGGAGCAGCGGCGGGCAGGCGTTTCCCGGACTGGTTCTGCTGACCTTCCACGTGTTCGGCGCGCTGCACACGGGAGAGTCCGAGCTGTTCCGCGCCCACGAGGTCGCCCACCAGTGGTGGGGCGCCGGCGCCGACTGGGAGTCGTACCGCGACCAGTGGATCACGGAGGGCTTCGCCAACTACTCGGCCGCGCTCTACGTGCTGTCGGGACTCGGCGAGGAGGACCAGTTCCGGGACATGCTCGACGCGTGGCGGCTGGACGCCCTCGGCGAGGTCAACGTCGGCCAGGGCTTCGGCAAGCGCTACGGCTTCGTGCCGGCGGTGGTCCGCGAGAGCGACGGCAACGAGTCGGGAGCGCTGGTGGTCGGCTTCCGGCTGCGCACCACCGACACGCCGTTCGACTACCGCCTGATCGTCTACGAGAAGGGCGCGTTCGTCCTGCACATGCTCCGCATGCTCCTGATGGACCTCGAGACCGGCGACGACGGGCGCTTCCGCGACCTGATGCGCGGGTTCATGGACGCTTACGTCGGCGGCGTCACGAACACCCGCGCGTTCGAGGCGGCGGTCACCGAGGCCTTCGGCGAGCCGATGGACTGGTTCTTCGACCAGTGGGTCTACGGCGTCGACGTGCCCACCTACCGCCCCGACCTGGAGGTCTCGCCGTTGCGCGACGCGCGGGAGCCGTTCGTGCTGCACGGCCGCGTGCGGCAGGAGGACGTGCCGCCCGGCTTCCGGAGCTCGGTCCCCATCCGACTGGAGTTCCGCGACCGCGACCCGATAGTCCGGCGGATCCTGATCGACCGGCCGGAGGTCGACGTGGAGATCCCGATCCCCGCCGAGCCGACCCGCATCGAGTTCAACTACCTGCACGGAGTCCTCGCCCGCGTCCGCTAG
- a CDS encoding CoA ester lyase, giving the protein MPEKPAFRVRRSLLFVPAVRPDRYPKALATGADAVCIDLEDGVSFDAKDEARDRALALFAGREPVRAEVSLRINDPKTDLGQRDLEAVRQSGIRPDALMLPKCEGPEEIRGVARALGDALPDLPLIVMVETARGVAAAAAIAAAAPTVSAVFFGAIDFAADVGCEVSWDAALYARSRVVVAAALVGASALDSPFMDVPALDGLAAESRRTRGLGFDGKAAIHPTQVAVIQAAFSPAAAEVAWARRIVEAYDRNRGGVLLVDGKLIERPVIASARRTLAVAAAVESGGAPAG; this is encoded by the coding sequence ATGCCCGAGAAGCCGGCATTCCGCGTGCGGCGCAGCCTGCTGTTCGTTCCGGCGGTCCGCCCCGACCGTTATCCCAAGGCGTTGGCGACCGGGGCCGACGCGGTCTGCATCGACCTGGAGGACGGCGTCTCGTTCGACGCCAAGGACGAGGCGCGGGACCGGGCGCTGGCCCTGTTCGCAGGCCGCGAGCCGGTGCGCGCCGAGGTCAGCCTGCGCATCAACGACCCGAAGACCGACCTCGGACAGCGCGACCTGGAGGCGGTGCGGCAATCCGGCATCCGCCCCGACGCGCTGATGCTGCCGAAGTGCGAGGGTCCGGAGGAGATCCGCGGCGTGGCGCGGGCGCTCGGCGACGCCCTGCCCGACCTGCCCCTCATCGTGATGGTGGAGACGGCGCGCGGCGTGGCCGCCGCCGCGGCGATCGCCGCCGCGGCGCCCACCGTGTCCGCGGTCTTCTTCGGCGCCATCGACTTCGCGGCCGACGTCGGGTGCGAGGTGAGCTGGGACGCCGCCCTCTACGCGCGCTCGCGCGTGGTGGTCGCCGCCGCCCTCGTCGGCGCCAGCGCGCTCGACTCGCCGTTCATGGACGTCCCCGCCCTCGACGGGCTGGCCGCCGAGAGCCGCCGCACCCGCGGGCTCGGCTTCGACGGCAAGGCCGCCATCCACCCGACGCAGGTCGCGGTGATCCAGGCGGCGTTCTCGCCGGCGGCGGCGGAGGTGGCCTGGGCGCGGCGCATCGTCGAGGCCTACGACCGCAACCGGGGCGGGGTGCTGCTGGTCGACGGCAAGCTGATCGAGCGGCCCGTCATCGCGTCGGCGCGGCGGACGCTGGCGGTAGCGGCGGCGGTGGAGTCGGGCGGCGCACCGGCCGGTTGA
- a CDS encoding MaoC family dehydratase produces MPVKEGWTGRVYEDFEVGDVYKHPLGRTVLAADNVWFTLLSQNVNKIHFDSAYAEKTEFGQRLVDSTFTLALVTGQSTMDLSVNVMANLGWDEVRLPAPVFEGDTIYSESEVLDKRESKSRPNVGIVTVRTRGFKQDGTVVITYKRTFMVYRRGHVPEYAGARPEVKA; encoded by the coding sequence ATGCCCGTCAAGGAAGGTTGGACCGGCCGGGTCTACGAGGACTTCGAGGTCGGCGACGTCTACAAGCACCCCCTCGGCCGGACCGTGCTCGCGGCCGACAACGTCTGGTTCACGCTGCTGTCGCAGAACGTCAACAAGATCCACTTCGACTCGGCCTACGCCGAGAAGACGGAGTTCGGCCAGCGGCTCGTCGACTCCACGTTCACCCTGGCCCTGGTCACCGGCCAGTCGACGATGGACCTGTCCGTCAACGTGATGGCCAACCTCGGGTGGGACGAGGTGCGGCTGCCCGCCCCGGTCTTCGAGGGCGACACGATCTACTCGGAGAGCGAGGTGCTGGACAAGCGCGAGTCGAAGTCGCGGCCCAACGTCGGCATCGTGACCGTGAGGACGCGCGGCTTCAAGCAGGACGGCACCGTCGTCATCACCTACAAGCGGACCTTCATGGTCTACCGGCGCGGCCACGTGCCGGAATACGCCGGCGCGCGTCCGGAGGTGAAGGCATGA
- a CDS encoding radical SAM protein, translating into MRDKREIRTYIDAHRHRRQSNKVLHGHPSPVFWLDRDVSVPAVMHDRRRAAREVRKRINLYVGTPYCLPTDPGRCGFCLFPTEVYRDRQQLDTYLDYLAREGEMFRPHLEGAELASIYFGGGTSNLYKADQYAALMNIVRGVFDVPPDIEVTLEGIPQTFSHEKLAAMQACGINRISMGAQQLDDELIKASGRKQTAAQVFRTLDSCRALGLPVSVDLIFGWPNQTTDHMLRDLQALVEAGLTHITHYELNVAGRTDFARNRRDELPSTERNLEMYRIGRDYLVSEGFTQVTPYDFQRNGPLQSSYLYEELFRKPFREDDGQLVGYDAWGWGFAGISFFFGTPRNPGWAYINQTRVDDYFRDLDAGRFPVMRGFHYSESDLRLHLLFQELQSLEVDRRRYLTLVGRDAVAEHRPVWDALADLGWATVDEDLIAIEGDGAFYLPLIQNALAHDRLDAMRRERRTTADVAVMPAARAS; encoded by the coding sequence ATGCGTGACAAACGAGAGATACGCACCTACATCGACGCGCACCGGCATCGCCGGCAGAGCAACAAGGTGCTGCACGGGCATCCGTCCCCCGTCTTCTGGCTGGATCGGGACGTCTCCGTGCCGGCCGTCATGCATGACCGGCGGCGCGCGGCGCGCGAGGTCCGCAAGCGGATAAACCTCTACGTCGGCACCCCCTACTGCCTGCCGACGGACCCGGGACGCTGCGGTTTCTGCCTGTTCCCCACCGAGGTCTACCGCGACCGGCAGCAGCTCGACACCTACCTCGACTACCTGGCGCGCGAAGGGGAGATGTTCCGCCCGCACCTCGAGGGCGCCGAGCTGGCGAGCATCTACTTCGGCGGCGGTACGTCGAATCTCTACAAGGCCGACCAGTACGCGGCGCTCATGAACATCGTCCGCGGCGTCTTCGACGTGCCGCCCGATATCGAGGTGACGCTGGAGGGCATTCCGCAGACGTTCAGCCACGAAAAGCTGGCCGCCATGCAGGCCTGCGGGATCAACCGCATCAGCATGGGCGCGCAGCAGCTCGACGACGAGCTGATCAAGGCGAGCGGGCGCAAGCAGACCGCCGCCCAGGTGTTCCGGACGCTCGATTCCTGCCGGGCGCTCGGCCTGCCGGTGAGCGTCGACCTGATCTTCGGCTGGCCGAACCAGACGACCGACCACATGCTGCGCGACCTGCAGGCGCTGGTCGAGGCCGGTCTCACGCACATTACGCACTACGAGCTGAACGTGGCGGGGCGCACCGACTTCGCACGCAACCGCCGCGACGAGCTGCCTTCGACCGAGCGCAACCTGGAGATGTACCGCATCGGCCGCGACTACCTGGTGTCCGAGGGGTTCACGCAGGTGACCCCCTACGACTTCCAGCGCAACGGCCCGCTGCAGAGCAGCTATCTCTACGAGGAGCTGTTCCGCAAGCCGTTCCGCGAAGACGACGGACAGCTCGTGGGCTACGACGCCTGGGGCTGGGGATTCGCCGGCATTTCGTTCTTCTTCGGCACGCCCCGGAATCCGGGCTGGGCCTACATCAACCAGACCCGCGTGGACGACTACTTCCGGGACCTGGACGCCGGCCGGTTCCCCGTGATGCGGGGCTTCCACTACTCGGAGTCCGACCTCCGGCTCCACCTCCTGTTCCAGGAGCTCCAGAGCCTGGAGGTCGATCGCCGGCGCTACCTGACGCTGGTCGGCAGGGACGCGGTGGCGGAGCACCGTCCGGTGTGGGACGCGCTGGCCGACCTGGGGTGGGCGACGGTCGACGAGGACCTGATCGCCATCGAGGGAGACGGCGCCTTCTACCTGCCGCTGATCCAGAACGCGCTGGCCCACGACCGGCTGGACGCGATGCGCAGGGAACGGCGGACCACCGCGGACGTCGCCGTCATGCCGGCGGCCCGCGCCAGTTGA
- a CDS encoding addiction module toxin RelE, with product MPHTWQSVRVFATRTYERAIRKLIPASVREAMEATIVADPAGAPLIRGTGGVRKLRWAGSGRGKRGGIRTIYFYHADPEALYMLTAYAKADREDLSPSDRKALTRLVAAIKREG from the coding sequence ATGCCGCATACTTGGCAGTCCGTGAGGGTGTTCGCCACCAGGACGTACGAGCGTGCCATCCGCAAGCTGATCCCGGCTTCGGTGCGTGAGGCGATGGAAGCCACAATCGTCGCGGATCCTGCCGGAGCGCCGCTCATCCGAGGCACAGGAGGGGTGCGCAAGTTGCGTTGGGCGGGGTCCGGTCGCGGCAAGCGGGGCGGCATCCGAACCATCTATTTCTACCACGCTGACCCGGAGGCCCTGTACATGTTGACAGCCTACGCCAAAGCGGATCGGGAAGACCTGAGTCCGTCAGACAGGAAGGCCCTGACCCGGCTGGTTGCCGCGATCAAGAGGGAAGGGTGA
- a CDS encoding MmgE/PrpD family protein, producing MTAISRFAEFVSSADVPAAARAAARDAVQDTVGVALAGAGEPAARIVQRVARADAGPGACSVLGTDLTAGPTWAALANGTAAHALDFDDMCWVSLAHPSAPLVAAGLAAGEAAGASGRELLDAYVVGFEVECALGVVMNPAHYEQGWHCTSTIGAIGAAAAAARVLGLDAETTGRALSIAASEACGLKENFGTMVKPLQGGLAARNGVLAALLAREAFTASAHAIDGPQGFLVAMGSAGRDAQKAIDPLGRRWEIVEGGITVKLYPSCAATHPTIDTLIDLRREHGIDPAAVEAVEIDVDPVTPTVLIHDRPATGLEGKFSLHYCAAAALAAGRVGIDTFERDAMRAPAVARLVPLVTMRADDRLGRESPPLTEARVTVRLAGGRTLERFVRGARGYPARPASRDELDGKFATCARRAAPAEAAAAALDFLRTLDTAASVRDLAARLAVGSAEPQPA from the coding sequence ATGACCGCCATCTCCCGATTCGCCGAGTTCGTCTCGTCGGCCGACGTTCCCGCCGCCGCCCGCGCCGCGGCGCGGGACGCCGTGCAGGACACCGTCGGCGTCGCCCTGGCGGGCGCCGGCGAGCCGGCCGCCCGCATCGTGCAGCGGGTGGCGCGGGCGGACGCCGGCCCCGGCGCGTGCAGCGTCCTCGGGACGGACCTGACCGCCGGCCCGACCTGGGCCGCGCTGGCCAACGGCACGGCCGCCCACGCGCTCGACTTCGACGACATGTGCTGGGTGTCGCTGGCGCATCCGAGCGCGCCGCTCGTCGCCGCCGGCCTGGCCGCGGGCGAGGCGGCCGGCGCTTCCGGCCGGGAGCTGCTGGACGCCTACGTCGTCGGCTTCGAGGTGGAATGCGCCCTCGGCGTCGTGATGAACCCCGCCCACTACGAGCAGGGCTGGCACTGCACCTCGACCATCGGCGCCATCGGGGCCGCCGCCGCCGCCGCCCGCGTCCTGGGGCTGGACGCGGAGACGACGGGGCGGGCGCTGTCCATCGCGGCGTCCGAGGCGTGCGGCCTGAAGGAGAACTTCGGGACGATGGTCAAGCCGCTGCAGGGCGGGCTGGCGGCCCGCAACGGCGTGCTGGCCGCGCTCCTCGCGCGCGAGGCGTTCACCGCGTCGGCGCACGCCATCGACGGCCCGCAGGGGTTCCTGGTCGCCATGGGGAGCGCCGGCCGGGACGCCCAGAAGGCCATCGATCCGCTCGGCCGCCGCTGGGAGATCGTCGAGGGCGGCATCACCGTCAAGCTCTACCCGTCGTGCGCGGCGACCCACCCGACCATCGATACGCTGATCGACCTGCGGCGGGAGCACGGCATCGACCCGGCCGCGGTCGAAGCCGTGGAGATCGACGTCGATCCGGTGACCCCGACGGTGCTGATCCACGACCGGCCGGCGACCGGACTCGAGGGCAAGTTCAGCCTGCATTACTGCGCCGCCGCCGCGCTGGCGGCGGGTCGGGTCGGCATCGACACCTTCGAGCGAGACGCCATGCGGGCGCCGGCGGTGGCGCGGCTCGTCCCGCTCGTCACCATGCGGGCCGACGATCGCCTCGGCCGCGAGTCGCCGCCGCTCACCGAGGCGCGCGTGACGGTGCGTCTGGCCGGCGGGCGCACGCTGGAGCGTTTCGTCCGCGGGGCGCGCGGCTATCCCGCCCGGCCGGCGTCGCGGGACGAGCTGGACGGCAAGTTCGCCACCTGCGCCCGGCGCGCGGCGCCCGCGGAAGCGGCGGCCGCGGCGCTCGACTTCCTGCGGACGCTCGACACGGCGGCGTCGGTGCGCGATCTCGCCGCCCGGCTCGCCGTCGGGTCCGCGGAACCGCAGCCGGCCTGA
- a CDS encoding helix-turn-helix domain-containing protein yields the protein MTDRTARGREIEDALGEVLAHVRGEVELPCRIVDDPTAERIIALRRRMKLSRRQFADRFGLDARAVQDWEQGRRVPDRAARVLLTVIDRNPEAVVSALGG from the coding sequence ATGACGGATCGAACTGCCAGGGGGCGAGAGATCGAGGACGCGCTGGGTGAGGTTCTGGCCCATGTTCGCGGCGAGGTCGAGTTGCCGTGTCGTATCGTCGACGATCCGACCGCCGAGCGGATCATCGCGCTTCGCCGTCGAATGAAGCTGAGCCGCCGGCAGTTCGCTGACCGCTTCGGACTCGACGCGCGGGCGGTTCAGGATTGGGAACAAGGTCGTCGCGTGCCGGATCGCGCCGCCCGCGTTCTGTTGACCGTCATCGACCGGAATCCGGAAGCGGTAGTCAGTGCTCTCGGCGGCTGA